One Owenweeksia hongkongensis DSM 17368 genomic region harbors:
- a CDS encoding glycosyltransferase family protein, with amino-acid sequence MKQKSIWINISMVIAILGSLSYYFYAETITLFPSYYHAWTQSDRFALALCYLQTGMNLFKPCTFNLMTIEGVTAVDLPIFEYIIAWFMKIFGSEAPWIFRATTLVYSIIGYLYLFRLSKLIGASTVRSIAIALFAFTCPVLVYYNAGFVPSPYSFASIFISYYFVFRYLKEANTKHLAWGLFFLTIAALYRTPYNIFLFAVLIQLSLKAIICKTSYRREVLYFAISYFTIIAYSIYKGMLAEKYGTMFLTELLYPESFAEFQNLLTDIWNTWKYQYFTKAHYLFLGLGALVLVWKLFAFKSWNTLQKQWALLTALILAGVSLYFVLMMQQFPAHDYYFIDSFYPGIIMLFALAVSLIPSRPGWNIAFVIASVGLLYKGTLQAKAVQDNRYTRQSWDDGETTRHNFDAADVFLDAAGVAKDDRILVLDAYSTNAPLILSKRWGYTVQHTTKENLQNAVNDFNYDFVVIQDEYLPHAIIYNHPNLVHHLEPLAHNGKISVYKYTTDSLNQHFYDLLPIDTSASKPMELNFSDSIKSFWSSHYETLEDSIGEQFIKIKSTEQFGPAFGQKVSELRGRHILFEMTYVNSGEPTITDIAISATDDVNTNYYKSISMMLHHTSKPEKLRCMFVLPEGLNPEDLVKCFLYNFRGNEITAYGFSVLSY; translated from the coding sequence ATGAAGCAAAAAAGTATTTGGATTAACATTTCAATGGTAATTGCCATTTTAGGGTCATTGAGCTATTACTTTTATGCTGAAACCATAACCCTCTTCCCTTCCTATTATCACGCCTGGACACAGTCTGACCGATTTGCCTTAGCACTTTGTTATTTGCAAACTGGCATGAACCTTTTCAAACCTTGCACTTTCAATCTGATGACGATTGAGGGCGTCACTGCCGTTGATCTCCCAATTTTTGAATACATCATTGCATGGTTTATGAAAATATTTGGTAGCGAGGCACCCTGGATTTTCAGAGCAACTACCCTTGTTTACAGCATAATCGGTTACCTATATTTGTTTAGACTTTCAAAACTTATTGGAGCTTCAACAGTTCGCTCCATAGCGATTGCGCTCTTTGCTTTTACTTGTCCGGTGCTTGTGTATTACAATGCTGGTTTTGTTCCTTCACCCTATAGTTTTGCCAGCATATTTATTAGCTATTATTTTGTTTTCCGATACCTAAAAGAAGCTAATACTAAACACCTGGCTTGGGGTCTGTTCTTCCTTACCATTGCTGCTCTATATCGCACACCGTATAATATTTTCCTGTTCGCGGTGCTTATTCAGCTTTCGCTAAAAGCTATCATCTGCAAAACATCTTACCGTAGGGAAGTACTCTACTTCGCTATTTCTTATTTTACAATAATTGCCTACTCCATTTATAAAGGAATGCTTGCTGAGAAATACGGCACCATGTTTCTTACAGAACTGCTATACCCAGAATCCTTTGCTGAGTTTCAAAATCTACTCACCGACATTTGGAACACCTGGAAATATCAATACTTCACCAAAGCACACTATCTGTTTTTAGGTTTGGGAGCCCTTGTTTTGGTTTGGAAGTTATTCGCTTTTAAAAGCTGGAATACGCTTCAAAAACAATGGGCACTTTTAACGGCTTTGATTTTAGCAGGAGTTTCACTCTACTTTGTTTTGATGATGCAGCAGTTCCCAGCTCACGACTATTACTTTATTGACAGCTTTTACCCCGGCATCATAATGCTGTTTGCATTAGCCGTTTCTTTAATCCCAAGCCGTCCAGGTTGGAACATAGCCTTTGTCATTGCTTCTGTTGGATTACTTTACAAAGGGACCTTGCAAGCAAAAGCGGTGCAGGATAATCGTTATACCCGCCAAAGCTGGGATGATGGCGAAACTACCCGTCACAACTTTGATGCAGCAGATGTATTTCTGGATGCAGCGGGAGTTGCCAAAGATGACCGCATATTGGTACTTGATGCCTACTCTACTAATGCTCCGCTCATCTTGTCCAAAAGGTGGGGATACACCGTGCAGCATACTACCAAAGAGAATCTGCAAAACGCAGTAAACGATTTTAACTATGATTTTGTGGTAATTCAGGACGAATACTTGCCGCATGCCATTATTTACAATCACCCCAACTTGGTGCATCATCTGGAGCCATTGGCTCATAACGGCAAAATATCGGTATACAAATACACCACAGATTCGTTGAACCAACATTTTTATGACCTGCTCCCAATTGACACTTCGGCTAGCAAGCCAATGGAATTGAACTTTAGCGACAGCATAAAATCATTTTGGTCAAGCCACTACGAAACCTTGGAAGATAGTATTGGTGAGCAATTTATTAAGATAAAAAGCACAGAACAGTTTGGACCTGCCTTTGGGCAAAAAGTAAGTGAGCTCCGTGGGCGCCATATCCTTTTTGAAATGACTTATGTAAACTCAGGCGAACCAACCATTACCGACATTGCGATAAGCGCTACTGACGATGTAAACACGAATTACTACAAAAGTATAAGCATGATGCTGCATCACACCAGCAAGCCAGAAAAGCTAAGGTGTATGTTTGTTTTGCCAGAAGGTTTAAATCCCGAAGATTTAGTAAAATGCTTCCTTTACAACTTTCGTGGAAATGAAATTACCGCTTATGGGTTTTCGGTTTTGAGTTATTGA
- a CDS encoding exo-beta-N-acetylmuramidase NamZ family protein has product MTLLSAVAKYRHLVYVALLLPMFTFSQVHYAENVTVAADRPGAYLPLFYGKSVGVVANQTSMTKEGHLVDYLLVNKVAVKKVFAPEHGFRGTASAGELIKDGKDVSTGLPIVSLYGNNKKPKAEQLADIDIVVFDIQDVGARFYTYISTLTYVMEACAENGKTLVVLDRPNPHGYYVDGPVLQSGFESFVGMHHIPVIHGMSIGEYAKMVNGEKWLKNGIQCKLEVVQCENWDHTLTYSLPVKPSPNLPNDDAITLYPSLCFFEGTTVSVGRGTDKPFQQIGAPYFTTTDYSFTPKGNEGAKHPKYEGEVCHGFPLSEFAHYYISGLGEMYMYWLLEAYNMSPDKDKFFTSFFDKLAGNDQLRKDIVAGKSVEDIRKSWVSDLEAFKKVRKKYLLYQDFE; this is encoded by the coding sequence ATGACATTATTAAGTGCGGTTGCCAAATATAGGCATTTGGTGTATGTAGCCTTGCTGCTTCCCATGTTCACTTTTTCACAGGTACACTATGCCGAAAACGTAACAGTAGCTGCTGATCGCCCAGGCGCGTATTTGCCTTTGTTTTATGGTAAATCAGTGGGCGTGGTGGCCAATCAAACGTCTATGACCAAAGAGGGACATTTGGTAGATTACCTTTTGGTAAATAAGGTAGCTGTGAAAAAAGTATTTGCCCCCGAGCATGGCTTTAGAGGCACAGCTTCGGCAGGTGAACTTATAAAAGATGGCAAAGATGTAAGCACGGGTTTGCCCATTGTTTCCCTTTACGGAAATAACAAAAAGCCCAAAGCCGAGCAGTTGGCAGACATTGATATTGTGGTGTTTGATATTCAGGATGTGGGCGCGCGCTTCTACACCTACATTTCTACACTTACTTATGTGATGGAAGCTTGCGCTGAAAATGGAAAAACATTGGTAGTGCTCGATCGTCCCAACCCTCACGGATATTATGTAGATGGCCCTGTACTTCAGTCAGGTTTTGAAAGCTTTGTAGGTATGCATCACATCCCTGTAATACACGGAATGAGTATTGGCGAATACGCCAAAATGGTAAATGGCGAGAAGTGGTTGAAAAATGGTATTCAGTGTAAACTGGAAGTAGTACAATGCGAAAACTGGGATCATACGCTTACCTATTCCTTACCGGTAAAGCCATCACCCAACTTGCCAAACGATGATGCCATTACGCTTTATCCTTCGCTTTGCTTTTTTGAAGGAACCACAGTTAGTGTGGGCCGCGGAACGGACAAACCTTTTCAGCAAATTGGTGCTCCGTATTTCACCACAACAGATTATAGCTTTACGCCAAAAGGCAATGAGGGCGCCAAACACCCGAAGTATGAGGGTGAGGTTTGTCACGGTTTTCCTTTGAGCGAGTTTGCACATTACTACATAAGTGGGCTTGGCGAAATGTACATGTACTGGCTTTTGGAAGCTTACAATATGTCACCCGATAAGGATAAGTTTTTCACTTCCTTTTTTGATAAGTTAGCGGGAAATGATCAATTGCGAAAAGACATCGTTGCAGGAAAGTCAGTAGAAGATATTCGCAAAAGTTGGGTTTCAGATTTAGAAGCTTTTAAGAAAGTTAGAAAGAAGTATTTGCTGTATCAGGATTTTGAGTGA
- a CDS encoding ABC transporter permease yields MNFEFFIANRIVKSKTAAKKISRPVIRISVGAIALGIIIMIVAMATGNGLRKEIRNKVIGFSGHIQILNYQPNPTYEQTPTDLPDSVLTHISGISGVEYIQPFAQKAGIIKTDSLFEGALLKGVNADYHWQNLAGYITEGKAPTIGQTGYNDSILISRAIADKLSLTLNDKFSMYFVREAPKPPLLRNFYISGIYQTDFEEIDNNFLIGDIKHLQRLNKWDSTEVGGYEIFLKNDDNITATNEQIRLLLPYDLDALSARQLNEQLFQWLDLFDLNIMIIIIIMIAVATINMSIALLILILERTQMVGILKALGSANGSIRRIFLINATYLILRGLFWGNLIGIGLCLLQQQFGFVKLDPTTYYVSEVSIDLNIPFLLALNGITVLICLICLILPSYLITRISPVKAIRFD; encoded by the coding sequence TTGAATTTCGAATTTTTTATTGCAAACCGAATTGTAAAAAGCAAAACGGCAGCCAAAAAAATCTCCCGTCCCGTAATCCGTATTTCCGTTGGAGCTATTGCCCTCGGCATCATCATCATGATAGTGGCCATGGCCACCGGAAACGGCCTCAGAAAGGAGATCCGCAACAAAGTAATCGGATTCAGTGGACATATTCAAATTCTAAACTACCAGCCCAACCCTACTTATGAACAAACGCCCACTGACCTCCCCGATTCAGTATTAACGCATATTTCGGGCATTTCTGGTGTAGAGTATATTCAGCCTTTTGCACAAAAAGCAGGGATTATAAAAACAGATAGCCTGTTTGAAGGCGCTCTTTTAAAAGGCGTAAACGCAGATTACCACTGGCAAAATCTTGCAGGGTACATCACAGAAGGTAAGGCTCCCACCATTGGCCAAACGGGCTACAATGATTCCATTCTCATAAGTCGGGCGATTGCCGATAAATTAAGCTTAACGCTGAATGACAAGTTTAGCATGTACTTTGTGCGAGAAGCACCAAAGCCACCGCTGTTGCGGAATTTCTACATCTCAGGGATTTACCAAACGGACTTTGAAGAGATTGACAATAATTTCCTTATTGGTGATATCAAGCATTTGCAGCGCCTCAATAAATGGGACTCTACAGAAGTTGGGGGTTATGAAATATTTTTGAAAAATGATGACAATATTACTGCTACCAACGAGCAAATTCGCTTGCTACTCCCCTATGATCTGGATGCCTTAAGTGCCCGCCAGCTCAACGAACAACTTTTTCAATGGTTGGATTTATTTGACCTGAATATCATGATTATCATCATAATTATGATTGCTGTGGCTACCATCAATATGTCCATCGCCCTCCTAATTTTGATTTTGGAACGAACCCAAATGGTAGGAATTTTAAAAGCATTGGGCAGTGCCAATGGAAGCATCCGAAGGATATTTTTGATAAACGCCACATATCTTATTCTACGAGGCCTCTTTTGGGGCAACCTTATCGGAATTGGGCTTTGCTTGCTTCAGCAGCAGTTTGGCTTTGTGAAACTGGACCCGACCACATACTATGTAAGCGAAGTCTCGATTGATTTAAACATTCCTTTTCTACTGGCCCTTAATGGAATTACGGTTTTAATATGCCTCATTTGCCTGATACTTCCATCCTACTTAATTACAAGGATTTCACCTGTGAAAGCCATAAGGTTTGATTAG
- a CDS encoding pyridoxal-phosphate dependent enzyme encodes MRPVKKIYDNLLETIGNTPMVKLNKIAEDIPATVLAKVEYFNPGHSVKDRMALQMIENAERDGLIKPGGTIIECTSGNTGMGLALAAIVKGYKLICTLSDKQSKEKMDILRAMGAEIHVCPTNVAAEHPDSYYSVAERLNKEIPNSFYPFQYDNPGNAQAHYESTGPEIWEQTDGKITHFVVGVGTGGTISGVGKYLKEKNPNIKIWGADTYGSVFKKYHETGEFDENEIYSYITEGIGEDILPKNVDFSVIDHFEKITDKDGALVTRELAKKEGMLLGYSAGSAYQMIRQMKHTLTKDDVVVVLFHDHGSRYVGKVFNDDWMRDRGFLNTENSTALDLVKGHKDLNLITAKSSELVSHAILKMQRYQISQVPVMEGDEFVGSLDDSKLFQMIISDPSAGDKTVREVMGKPYPIIESNEDVKKVASHISKENDAVLVKLEDGKHHIITKHDIIGALS; translated from the coding sequence ATGCGTCCAGTAAAGAAAATTTACGATAACCTATTGGAAACCATTGGAAACACTCCTATGGTGAAGCTTAATAAAATTGCCGAAGATATCCCTGCCACTGTTTTGGCAAAAGTGGAATACTTCAACCCTGGTCATTCTGTGAAAGACCGTATGGCTTTGCAAATGATTGAAAATGCTGAGAGAGATGGTCTTATTAAGCCAGGTGGCACTATTATCGAGTGCACTTCCGGAAACACAGGAATGGGCCTTGCTCTTGCCGCAATCGTAAAAGGTTACAAATTGATCTGCACACTTAGCGACAAGCAGAGTAAAGAAAAGATGGACATCCTTCGCGCTATGGGTGCCGAAATTCACGTATGCCCAACAAACGTAGCTGCCGAACATCCAGATTCTTACTACTCGGTAGCAGAGCGTTTGAATAAAGAAATTCCGAATTCCTTCTACCCTTTTCAGTATGATAACCCTGGAAATGCTCAAGCGCATTACGAATCTACCGGTCCTGAAATTTGGGAACAAACAGATGGTAAAATCACACACTTTGTAGTTGGTGTTGGTACTGGTGGTACTATTTCGGGTGTTGGAAAATACTTGAAGGAAAAGAACCCAAACATCAAAATTTGGGGAGCTGATACTTATGGTTCAGTTTTTAAGAAATACCACGAAACAGGTGAGTTTGATGAAAATGAAATTTACTCTTACATCACCGAGGGTATTGGTGAAGATATTTTGCCAAAGAACGTGGACTTCAGCGTGATTGACCACTTCGAAAAAATAACCGATAAAGACGGTGCTTTAGTAACTCGCGAGTTAGCCAAAAAAGAAGGAATGCTTTTAGGATATTCTGCTGGTAGCGCTTACCAAATGATTCGTCAGATGAAGCATACACTTACCAAAGATGATGTGGTGGTGGTACTTTTCCATGACCATGGTAGCCGCTACGTTGGTAAAGTATTTAATGACGATTGGATGCGTGATCGCGGATTTTTGAACACCGAAAATTCAACTGCTCTTGACCTTGTAAAAGGACATAAAGACTTGAACCTAATCACGGCTAAGAGTTCTGAATTGGTTTCTCACGCTATCCTTAAAATGCAACGGTACCAAATCTCACAAGTTCCTGTAATGGAAGGCGATGAATTTGTCGGCTCGTTGGACGACAGCAAGCTTTTCCAAATGATTATTTCTGATCCTTCTGCTGGTGACAAAACCGTGCGTGAAGTAATGGGCAAGCCTTACCCTATCATTGAAAGCAATGAAGATGTGAAGAAAGTAGCTTCTCATATTTCTAAAGAAAATGACGCTGTTTTAGTGAAACTGGAAGATGGTAAGCATCACATCATCACCAAGCACGACATAATCGGAGCTTTGAGCTAA
- a CDS encoding helical backbone metal receptor — MAIYTDQTNRKIELSSKPLRIISTVPSQTELLYDLGLEAQVVGITAYCVHPSHWLKEKTVIGGTKNLKLDLIRELKPDLIIGNKEENIKEQIEALESEFPVWLSDIVTVDDALDMISEIGKITETEELANSINAAISEERLKLKGISQNRSVAYFIWNEPMMVAGQDTFINKMLEEVGLNNAFAHRDERYPQITEDDLKEATPDLIILSSEPYSFTTKHLHNFGQQFPNAKVKLMDGEMFSWYGSRMVKAFPYIGKNLGK, encoded by the coding sequence ATGGCGATTTATACGGATCAGACAAATCGCAAAATTGAACTCAGCAGCAAACCGCTGCGAATAATATCTACTGTGCCATCCCAAACCGAGCTTTTATATGACCTCGGTTTGGAAGCACAAGTGGTAGGCATCACGGCCTACTGCGTACACCCTTCCCATTGGCTTAAGGAAAAAACCGTAATCGGTGGCACCAAGAATCTAAAGCTCGACCTTATCCGAGAGCTTAAGCCAGACCTTATCATTGGTAATAAAGAGGAAAATATAAAAGAGCAAATCGAAGCTCTGGAATCTGAATTTCCTGTTTGGCTGAGCGATATCGTTACCGTAGATGATGCTCTGGATATGATTTCCGAAATCGGAAAAATCACTGAGACAGAAGAGCTCGCCAATTCTATAAATGCTGCTATTTCTGAAGAAAGACTAAAACTAAAAGGTATTTCTCAAAACCGCTCTGTGGCTTATTTTATTTGGAATGAACCGATGATGGTAGCAGGGCAAGACACCTTTATAAACAAAATGTTGGAGGAAGTTGGTTTGAACAACGCCTTTGCGCATCGTGATGAACGCTATCCTCAAATCACTGAAGATGATTTAAAAGAAGCCACTCCTGATTTGATTATTCTCTCCTCTGAACCGTATTCTTTTACCACCAAACATCTGCACAACTTTGGTCAGCAATTCCCAAATGCTAAAGTCAAACTTATGGATGGTGAAATGTTTAGTTGGTACGGAAGTAGAATGGTGAAGGCTTTCCCGTATATCGGGAAGAATTTGGGGAAATAA
- a CDS encoding GIY-YIG nuclease family protein yields MKNYYVYILSCNDDSYYTGITNNIDRRVAEHNSGEDTNAYVFPRRPVKLIWFASFTNPETAIEKEKQIKGWSRKKKEALINGEFHLLPNLSKKKFE; encoded by the coding sequence ATGAAAAATTACTACGTCTATATCCTCAGCTGCAATGACGATTCTTATTATACCGGAATCACAAACAATATTGATAGACGAGTTGCTGAACATAATTCTGGGGAAGATACCAATGCATACGTTTTTCCCCGAAGGCCTGTAAAGCTAATATGGTTTGCCTCTTTTACAAATCCGGAAACGGCAATAGAAAAAGAAAAGCAGATTAAAGGGTGGTCACGAAAGAAAAAAGAAGCTTTAATCAATGGTGAATTTCATCTACTTCCTAATCTTTCAAAGAAAAAATTCGAGTAA
- a CDS encoding quinone-dependent dihydroorotate dehydrogenase codes for MYKSIIRPILFKFDPEKVHHFTFKMIKLAHKIPGMRGIIRSLYVVDDKRLAVNVFGLDFTNPVGLAAGFDKDGKLYDELSNFGFGFIEVGTVTPVGQPGNETPRLFRLPADKGIINRMGFNNGGVEELAERLRNRRGDKLIIGGNIGKNKLTPNEEALDDYLKCFDALFDYVDYFVVNVSSPNTPNLRALQEKEPLKKLLSALKNENMAQAHPKPILLKIAPDLTDSQLDDIIEIVRDTKIDGIIATNTTISRADLKTHSTEVEKIGAGGLSGMPVRQRATEVISYLHTKSNGAFPIIAVGGIFTAEDALEKLKAGASLVQVYSGFIYEGPAMIKRICKGILKEKK; via the coding sequence ATGTACAAAAGCATTATTCGTCCTATACTTTTCAAATTCGATCCTGAAAAAGTGCACCACTTTACTTTTAAAATGATAAAGCTGGCGCATAAAATTCCAGGAATGCGAGGAATAATCAGAAGCCTTTATGTAGTAGATGACAAGAGACTGGCAGTAAATGTTTTTGGGCTCGACTTTACCAATCCTGTTGGCCTTGCGGCTGGTTTTGATAAAGACGGAAAACTTTACGATGAGTTGTCAAACTTTGGTTTTGGCTTTATTGAGGTTGGAACCGTGACTCCCGTTGGACAGCCTGGAAATGAAACCCCACGCTTATTTCGCCTTCCGGCAGATAAGGGTATTATCAATAGAATGGGTTTCAATAATGGAGGAGTAGAAGAGCTTGCAGAGCGATTGAGAAACAGGAGAGGTGACAAACTAATCATTGGTGGAAATATTGGGAAAAACAAGCTTACCCCAAATGAAGAAGCTTTGGATGATTACCTAAAATGCTTTGACGCCCTTTTTGATTATGTGGATTATTTCGTGGTAAACGTTTCTTCGCCAAACACCCCAAACCTTAGAGCCCTTCAGGAAAAGGAGCCGCTTAAAAAACTGCTGAGCGCCCTGAAAAATGAAAATATGGCTCAGGCTCACCCTAAGCCAATTCTTTTAAAAATTGCACCGGATCTTACAGATTCGCAGCTTGATGATATTATCGAGATCGTTCGCGACACCAAGATTGATGGAATCATCGCCACAAATACCACAATTTCTCGTGCTGATCTAAAAACACATTCCACGGAAGTGGAAAAAATAGGAGCGGGAGGATTGAGCGGAATGCCTGTTCGTCAAAGAGCCACGGAGGTTATTTCTTATTTGCACACCAAGTCAAATGGCGCATTTCCAATTATAGCAGTTGGTGGAATATTCACAGCAGAAGATGCCTTAGAAAAATTAAAAGCAGGAGCAAGCCTTGTACAGGTATATTCTGGGTTTATTTACGAAGGTCCTGCAATGATCAAAAGAATCTGTAAAGGGATTTTGAAGGAGAAGAAATAA
- the smpB gene encoding SsrA-binding protein SmpB, whose translation MSKDFINIRNKKAKYEYAFIDTYEAGIKLLGTEIKSIREGKASIMEGYCYFKNEELYVKNIHISEYSFGSGHNHDPLRERKLLLHKRELRKLEDNLTKGGNNTIIPLRLYINDKGIAKMEIALATGKKLYDKRSSIKDKDMKREHDRRLKI comes from the coding sequence ATGTCAAAAGACTTCATCAACATAAGGAATAAGAAAGCCAAGTATGAGTACGCATTCATAGATACCTATGAGGCGGGAATTAAATTACTGGGCACTGAGATAAAATCAATCCGTGAAGGCAAAGCCAGCATCATGGAAGGTTACTGCTATTTTAAAAATGAAGAGCTGTATGTGAAAAATATTCACATTTCTGAATACAGTTTTGGAAGCGGCCACAACCACGATCCACTTCGTGAACGCAAGCTGCTTTTGCATAAACGCGAACTTCGCAAACTGGAAGACAACCTGACTAAAGGTGGAAACAACACTATTATTCCGCTAAGGCTTTACATTAATGACAAAGGAATTGCCAAAATGGAAATTGCTCTGGCTACTGGTAAAAAGCTTTACGATAAGCGCTCATCCATTAAGGATAAAGACATGAAGCGCGAGCATGATAGGAGGTTGAAAATATAA
- a CDS encoding bifunctional 5,10-methylenetetrahydrofolate dehydrogenase/5,10-methenyltetrahydrofolate cyclohydrolase codes for MIILDGKKTSQEIRNEIADEVVALKEKGGKTPHLAVVLVGNNGASVTYVNAKLKDCEEVGFNTTMVKLSETISEKELLEEVHKLNKDKDIDGYIVQLPLPNHIDDQKVIMAIDPEKDVDGFHPQNLGKMALNLPTFLPATPMGIMDLLDRYNIETGGKHCVVVGRSHIVGLPASILMGRNHYPGNATVTLTHSRTTNLKELLKNADIIIAALGKPDFITEDMVKDGVVIIDVGTTRVVDKSKKSGYRLKGDVEFEGVSKKASYITPVPGGVGPMTRVSLLKNTLMAVRAK; via the coding sequence ATGATTATACTAGACGGAAAAAAGACATCACAAGAAATTCGCAACGAGATTGCGGATGAGGTAGTAGCACTAAAAGAGAAAGGTGGTAAAACCCCTCACTTGGCGGTGGTGCTTGTTGGTAATAATGGTGCTTCAGTAACTTATGTAAATGCAAAACTTAAGGACTGTGAGGAAGTAGGCTTTAACACAACAATGGTAAAGCTTAGCGAAACTATTTCCGAAAAGGAATTGCTCGAGGAAGTGCATAAACTGAACAAAGACAAAGATATTGATGGTTATATTGTGCAGCTTCCATTACCTAATCATATAGATGATCAAAAGGTGATTATGGCTATTGACCCAGAAAAAGATGTAGATGGTTTCCATCCACAGAATTTGGGTAAAATGGCACTTAATCTTCCTACATTCCTGCCGGCTACCCCAATGGGAATAATGGATCTTTTGGATAGATACAATATTGAAACTGGAGGTAAGCACTGTGTAGTTGTTGGCCGTTCGCATATTGTAGGTTTACCTGCAAGCATTTTGATGGGACGAAACCACTATCCTGGAAATGCCACTGTAACACTTACCCACAGCCGCACCACAAATCTTAAAGAATTACTGAAAAATGCTGACATTATTATTGCAGCTCTTGGTAAGCCAGATTTTATTACAGAAGATATGGTGAAGGATGGTGTTGTAATTATAGACGTAGGTACTACACGTGTGGTTGATAAATCTAAAAAATCAGGTTACCGTCTTAAAGGAGATGTTGAGTTTGAAGGCGTTTCTAAAAAAGCTTCTTACATAACTCCAGTGCCAGGGGGCGTTGGCCCAATGACTAGAGTGAGCTTGCTCAAAAACACTTTGATGGCTGTTAGAGCCAAGTAG
- the ffh gene encoding signal recognition particle protein, giving the protein MFDNLQDKLDKAFHVLKGHGQISEVNVAETVKEIRRALVDADVSYKIAKEVTGRIKEEALGQKVLTSLQPGQLMTKIVRDEIARLMGGSVAEMDLKSSPSVILMAGLQGSGKTTHSGKLANFLKRKKTKKPLLVACDVYRPAAINQLKVVGEQIGVEVYSEEGNNNPVSIATNAVAHAKANGFNVVIVDTAGRLAIDQAMMTEIRDVHAAIKPDETLFVVDSMTGQDAVNTAKAFNDVLDYEGVILTKLDGDTRGGAALTIRTVVEKPIKFIGTGEKMDALDVFYPERMADRILGMGDVVSLVERAQEQFDEDEARRVQKKIASNKFDFNDFLGQIKQIKKMGNVKDLMGMIPGMGKMMKNIDIDDDAFKGVEAIIHSMTPAEREDPKLINGSRRQRIAKGSGKTIQDVNQLLKQFADMSKMMKMMQGGGGKKMANMMKGMQGGGGRPF; this is encoded by the coding sequence ATGTTCGATAATTTACAAGACAAGTTAGACAAGGCGTTTCATGTACTGAAAGGGCATGGACAGATTTCGGAAGTAAACGTAGCCGAAACGGTAAAAGAGATAAGACGTGCGTTAGTAGATGCTGACGTTAGCTATAAAATTGCCAAAGAAGTAACCGGAAGAATCAAAGAGGAAGCTCTTGGTCAAAAGGTATTGACTTCTTTGCAGCCAGGCCAATTGATGACTAAAATCGTTCGTGACGAAATCGCCAGACTTATGGGCGGTAGCGTGGCGGAGATGGATTTGAAATCTTCACCAAGTGTAATCTTGATGGCCGGTCTTCAGGGTTCTGGTAAAACTACTCACTCTGGAAAACTGGCTAACTTCCTTAAGCGTAAAAAAACCAAGAAACCACTTTTGGTAGCGTGTGATGTGTATCGTCCAGCGGCTATCAATCAGCTTAAAGTAGTTGGTGAGCAAATAGGTGTTGAGGTTTATTCTGAAGAAGGAAATAACAATCCAGTAAGTATTGCAACCAATGCTGTGGCTCATGCTAAAGCGAATGGTTTTAATGTGGTGATTGTGGATACTGCTGGTCGTTTGGCAATAGACCAAGCGATGATGACGGAGATTCGCGATGTGCATGCAGCTATCAAGCCAGACGAGACTTTGTTTGTAGTAGATTCTATGACAGGTCAGGATGCCGTGAATACGGCTAAGGCCTTCAACGATGTATTAGATTACGAAGGAGTTATTCTTACCAAACTAGATGGTGATACGCGTGGTGGCGCGGCACTTACTATTCGCACTGTTGTAGAAAAACCTATCAAGTTTATTGGTACTGGTGAAAAGATGGATGCTCTAGATGTTTTCTATCCGGAGCGTATGGCCGATCGTATTCTTGGGATGGGAGATGTGGTTTCTCTTGTGGAACGTGCTCAGGAGCAGTTTGACGAAGATGAGGCTCGTAGAGTCCAGAAGAAGATTGCCAGTAATAAATTCGACTTCAATGATTTTCTTGGTCAGATAAAGCAGATCAAGAAAATGGGTAATGTGAAAGATTTGATGGGCATGATCCCGGGGATGGGGAAAATGATGAAGAACATCGATATTGATGATGATGCTTTTAAAGGTGTAGAAGCCATTATTCATAGCATGACCCCAGCCGAGCGTGAAGACCCAAAACTTATAAATGGTAGCCGTAGACAGCGTATTGCGAAAGGAAGTGGAAAAACCATTCAGGATGTAAATCAGCTACTGAAGCAATTTGCCGATATGAGCAAAATGATGAAGATGATGCAAGGTGGTGGCGGAAAGAAAATGGCCAACATGATGAAAGGAATGCAAGGCGGTGGAGGTAGACCGTTTTAG